The uncultured Desulfuromonas sp. genome contains the following window.
CGACTCTGGCGCAACCCGGTATTGCCTTCGCCATAACCGTTTTCTCCTCCGTCTCAGGCCTGCCGTTCAGCAGCAACGAGTGTCATGAATGTCGTCGGCAAACGGAGGGTGTTTGTGGGAGGGAGATGCTTTTCCCGAGGCGCCACGTTGTCATCACTTTTTCTTGTTGGCTTTTTTCTTGGCCATGTCTTTGGCTGGAACGGTTTCTGTTCTTGTGTCAATTTTTGTGGTGACGGCGGCGAACAAAGCCTGGGTACCGGTAATCTTCCGACGTGAACGCATTTCGCTGAATCCTTTAACCGCAGCCAAAC
Protein-coding sequences here:
- a CDS encoding helix-hairpin-helix domain-containing protein gives rise to the protein MNTPILNGSATAALLAENGITSTEELATQKIGSLAAVKGFSEMRSRRKITGTQALFAAVTTKIDTRTETVPAKDMAKKKANKKK